One region of Zootoca vivipara chromosome 7, rZooViv1.1, whole genome shotgun sequence genomic DNA includes:
- the CEP350 gene encoding centrosome-associated protein 350 isoform X1 — translation MWRNELNDVPLQKPRSFKSRIPVRVLTSARDAFSQTNATLQHIENKLEVAPNSTAVLESVMDSKKPSASTTRKISRKASRSSSQKERSLRCPLRVTTLDSNVGKSGHVEFHEPLVASFRGTPWSPSYKTSCQPEARCLKLKEVGNKTERMKHFTYEKSESNLNIRDFQSPSFADETVVRYLNDRPAIDALQNSEVFFKSVSEEEKAEKSRDEYSKTSQSTTTLNVDLKELQLAESSASSTSTSSAHRLDILKQHQHEAKLEKLKERIRKQLERPEELSSRGNHLGYDDHPIPAAAVTPKVRKIAAAHPAPSYKGFNPSEAKIRTPDGKVWREEEFINRSRELCPDLELQLAEDNLAVKLTTAEKNKEKKATRPVRKIQKVTQFPSPDSKPGSTSVISTSSWREGLRLAKKLLGPAPKVGQQDQEPLSIDRAGKDKPTKSAFHSEKTDTNFKLDVTVETRSRNTERSQSKVRVESNTKKKESTLPDSKQREDHVNKDFLPVEIRGMLDDLQLDSVSQGAERMREEERQDQKSPPFSFIRSHSPTKRKPDKLSASEEPQVTSKKRYYDTDEVRQYIVRQKEERKKRQNEEKKAQKVATEQKNKRLQELYKKQKEALANKTKGTLAPELATKQLQETYSKLFLEQTLLEEPLVPGQESKPGYQPSGESDKENKVQERPPSTSSSSDMSLSEAPHPLIRNNFLDPLWIQPDRLTSEAQLSSQQPSFVLTGGFVSQLLALDHIDVLQNDSVLSSRRGHNTAVGSIPLASQPVMASAVQPTINQYKNKLNRIEALKATAASLSSRIESEAKKLAGASINYGEVWNTERDLLQGDQGDGSWTMASSPPVDEEDVFSARLQKMLGTCTPHTSFDDNLPGVGNLGEFKRLPETLSPRAATISLPGNYRTEGMLGNLSKKQACSPGAESKVVAMRDGSIESISEGPLSDGLASEEEGERREHPTLKTLEVLKEKEFCAADIAGCEPIKEVQKEAEKCLLIFRHIRSTWEELIRGSPHSAINIFTKYYQLCGKGFEQWSGQAPPTQEPLLPVMSPPASIDSYEDDFISSQESVTIADKRVPLQPSGSSPSLKEEFATRKSSYEQQAVEFTHHSSGTLSAGSSNSSASSKKRVKKEKSESFSTVPSASLREENKMLPGSEYGSQQVKNVLPNNGIPHREDQSPDSDSTLEELSAHSLMSLPDKIRSPRTPSSPHSPSLQKPLDPAVNTAEKIRPLSNSLGTITSGPKANHAFSDMNLGTNRTGAGNMNGTMRFSPAGLQHRMSAELNYLSAIEESVRQISDVERVRGISLAQQESVSLAQILKAQQQQHERDLALLKLKAEQEALESQRQLDEAMKKAAQGHAESIQQLVQSQQETVGALQETTCKIAAQQMETALLTTDAARQIREMTELARVQISGAIGAPATPMTTLIDQERKQHSAFIKKLKSHNTSRKAESIPSQSKEEIDDSKLLSSSFDSYTESPRSKAHDQSSSSSCQESPFVSSSKGTKKLSRREKSGSSIEEQVPMAVNDSLMNDTIPSIADERDSASVATEYSLKFDESMTEDEIEEKSFRSLLPSESHRRINLKKRVHQDYSDEEAFPGRSTMSPVKELSLPFSRGQDSFSKFTMEMVRQYMKEEEMRSAHQSSLLRLREKALKEKARAELAWLEHQKKRLRDKGEDDKMPPIRKKQRGLLLKLKQEKAEIKRLKEANKAARKERQLILKQQEEIERIRQTTMKLQEKLKSAGENKLEPCSEDDIKQTRSSTPLPSDAETWSLSSVSGSETSSIMQKLKKMRSQMDEKHCSPVHYFFSVFTSHHWASLSVCFPNLHPKFQLYIYNQLVRFLTKREQKLMKRRQHAEELLQWKRRLDAEEEEICQIEKQALAAWDMELLKAKVNRKGAGDQKSDAKEIASEDDFSVPPCSHLNNESSVPEELGSVAVENCPSKISEDQEQLESLDQKLTEEIVYEHSPSKSSTSLSKQESGKGTHRIAEQQNLSTKSQDVSYSWSDESFSMTQSETASDQSDIESRIQALQDKLRKRKSVVYQLKKERKKRYKERLKAQEASLIKQLETYDEFIKKTEAELSWDLEATSTAKPQIKTPSSATEKPKIKSSPLNRSESTKSWKSITDSERPRVSLESIAEHVDAASHEKSVSAYTKKFIEAEIQTEEHSRTISSSVHSTRKSRAEPGGSLESLASSSLFKDLGDLNKASHVSQDRFEDAESYDSTVSTNRSVIQEEIESLKSEESEAEVSQKVSERCDAYKLDKELKSSPPASLKADVCPEAELLGKNQIELAFVERKTEMRKETNKGDKSALTIESSPTLSKELLKGDALVSEKISICKEPTYSNDFEVSSSGTEMSKDETPLTEYYKDDFDTFSLSLEKDSMSQGEKSCYTKTPRSSIGSDDEVSECLSDKSSSVAGSVHSERLLELKSPTEFMKSRERSDVEEESAYVDSSLWVSISKAEEENILKGFNIGDRVLVSNVQPGTLRFKGLTEFAKGFWAGVELDKPEGNNNGTYNGIHYFNCKEKHGIFAPPQKISRILESSNSFMDTAENSFCKQELNHHKVDQNEKENLEEESEGRNISKECPQNSSPRDASAVEDSPAAEDCITFASPLLDLLTKERSQLEAQLRVPSQEEEELIEQKEKVGLLADSLLQAFVKDTVDELQQIGKVKNEKIQCSNQDLCSVQEKRLQSILISELDDGEEVYSPDMYPRPESPVCCASGQEELAKRLAELELSREFLDLSEDEQDWFEEDFGLSSHKLIQKEAGDVAETEPPKVPSKPCEELLAVPHTAEEVEELVHAAAEELWKCKKLGHEIQAFRLPRDITDSSRDDDVEAVSEQIYKQAVFDLTREIFEEIFAEDPNLNQPMWMKSCRIITGYYHRVKDPNDLEEIKCFIATEVLRLLNLKKEPNHKMEWQKTMKFGRKKRDRVDHILTQELHEEEAQWVNYDEDELQVKMQLADGIFDALIKDTVDVLHQINEKHEKLLPV, via the exons CTTCCAGGTCTTCCAGCCAGAAGGAGAGGTCCCTTCGCTGCCCCCTTCGTGTCACCACTTTGGATAGCAATGTTGGAAAGAGTGGGCATGTTGAGTTTCATGAACCCCTTGTGGCTTCTTTCAG GGGCACTCCATGGTCCCCATCTTATAAAACATCTTGCCAACCGGAGGCTAGATGTTTAAAGCTTAAAGAAGTAGGAAATAAGACTGAAAGAATGAAACATTTTACCTATGAAAAAAGCGAATCAAATTTGAACATCCGAGATTTCCAAAGCCCATCTTTTGCCGATGAAACTGTTGTCAGATATTTAAATGACCGACCAGCAATTGATGCCTTACAAAATTCTGAGGTTTTCTTCAAATCTGTATCAGAGGAGGAAAAGGCTGAGAAATCCAGAGATGAATACAGTAAAACTTCTCAGAGTACCACAACCCTGAATGTTGACCTAAAAGAATTGCAGCTGGCAGAATCCTCAGCTTCTTCTACCAGTACATCCAGTGCACACAGATTAGatattttaaagcagcatcaGCATGAGGCTAAACTGGAAAAACTGAAGGAACGGATTAGGAAGCAATTGGAGCGCCCAGAAGAGCTGAGCAGCAGAGGAAATCATCTGGGATATGATGACCATCCTATACCAGCTGCAGCTGTAACTCCAAAAGTCAGGAAAATTGCAGCTGCACATCCTGCTCCTTCATATAAAG GATTCAATCCATCAGAAGCCAAGATCCGTACACCTGATGGAAAGGTGTGGCGTGAAGAGGAATTTATTAATCGCAGTAGAGAGTTATGTCCTGACTTAGAACTGCAATTAGCAG AAGACAATTTGGCTGTGAAATTGACAACTGCTGAAAAAAACAAGGAGAAAAAAGCAACCAGACCAGTGCGCAAAATCCAGAAAGTGACACAATTTCCAAGTCCCGATTCCAAACCAG GCAGTACCAGTGTAATAAGTACATCATCCTGGCGGGAGGGACTGAGACTTGCAAAGAAGCTACTGGGTCCAGCACCTAAAGTAGGGCAGCAGGACCAAGAGCCATTATCCATTGACAGAGCTGGCAAGGATAAGCCCACTAAATCTG CTTTCCACAGTGAAAAGACAGACACTAATTTCAAGTTGGATGTGACCGTAGAAACCCGATCAAGAAATACTGAAAGATCACAAAGTAAAGTAAGAGTGGAGAGTAACACGAAGAAAAAAGAATCTACTCTTCCTGATTCAAAACAGAGAGAAGACCATGTAAACAAGGACTTCTTGCCAGTGGAGATCCGTGGAATGCTTGATGACCTACAGCTAGACTCTGTATCTCAGGGTGCAGAACgaatgagggaggaagaaaggcaaGATCAAAAATCACCGCCTTTTTCATTTATTAGGAGCCATAGTCCAACCAAAAGAAAGCCAGATAAGCTTTCTGCCAGTGAAGAGCCTCAAGTCACTTCTAAGAAACGCTATTATGATACAGATGAAGTTCGCCAGTATATTGTTAgacaaaaagaggaaaggaagaagaggcaaAATGAAGAGAAGAAAGCGCAGAAAGTGgcaacagaacaaaagaacaaaagacTTCAGGAACTTTacaagaaacagaaagaagctcTTGCTAATAAGACAAAGGGAACATTGGCTCCTGAATTAGCCACCAAACAATTACAAGAAACATACTCAAAACTGTTTCTGGAACAAACCTTACTGGAGGAGCCCCTGGTCCCTGGACAGGAG TCCAAACCTGGATATCAACCGTCTGGAGAATCTGATAAAGAAAACAAAGTGCAGGAGCGCCCACCCAGTACATCTTCCAGTAGTGATATGTCTCTCTCTGAAGCTCCTCATCCTCTTATTAG gaaTAATTTCTTGGACCCTTTATGGATTCAGCCAGATAGGCTGACTTCAGAAGCCCAGCTTTCTTCCCAACAACCTTCATTTGTCTTGACTGGGGGATTTGTCTCCCAGCTTTTGGCCCTGGATCACATAGATGTCTTGCAAAACGACTCTGTATTATCAAGCAGAAGGGGTCACAACACAGCTGTGGGATCCATACCTTTGGCATCTCAACCAGTTATGGCATCTGCTGTGCAGCCTACCATTAatcagtataaaaataaattgaacCGCATTGAAGCCCTGAAGGCAACAGCAGCCTCTTTGTCGAGCAGAATTGAAAGCGAAGCCAAGAAGTTAGCCGGGGCCAGCATTAACTATGGTGAGGTGTGGAATACTGAGCGTGACTTGTTGCAAGGAGATCAGGGTGATGGCAGTTGGACAATGGCCAGCAGCCCCCCTGTGGACGAAGAGGATGTATTTTCAGCCAGGCTCCAGAAGATGTTGGGTACTTGTACCCCACATACAAGTTTTGATGATAACCTCCCTGGAGTCGGGAACCTTGGTGAGTTCAAAAGGCTCCCAGAGACCCTCAGCCCTCGGGCTGCAACTATCAGCCTTCCAGGTAACTACAGAACTGAAGGAATGCTAGGAAATCTATCcaaaaaacaagcatgctccccaGGTGCTGAAAGTAAAGTTGTAGCTATGCGTGATGGTAGCATAGAGTCAATAAGTGAGGGGCCACTCAGTGATGGCCTTGCAtctgaggaggaaggagagaggcgtGAGCATCCGACTTTGAAGACTCTGGAAGTGTTAAAGGAGAAAGAATTCTGTGCTGCAGATATAGCTGGCTGTGAGCCCATAAAAGAAGTTCAGAAGGAGGCAGAGAAGTGTTTGCTCATTTTTAGACATATCAGGAGTACTTGGGAAGAACTGATAAGGGGGAGTCCCCATAGTGCCATCAACATCTTTACAAAATATTACCAGCTTTGTGGGAAAG GATTTGAACAGTGGTCAGGGCAAGCACCACCAACTCAGGAACCTTTGCTTCCAGTCATGAGTCCCCCAGCTAGCATTGATTCATATGAAGATGATTTCATTTCCTCCCAGGAAAGTGTAACCATTGCAGATAAAAGAGTTCCTCTTCAGCCCAG tggcagcagccccagcctcaAAGAGGAGTTTGCCACCAGAAAGTCGTCGTATGAGCAGCAAGCTGTAGAATTTACCCACCATTCCTCAGGAACACTTTCTGCAGGTTCTTCCAACTCGTCTGCATCATCTAAAAAAAGAGTGAAAAAGGAAA AGTCAGAATCTTTCAGCACAGTTCCAAGTGCCTCtctgagggaggaaaacaaaatGTTGCCAGGGTCAGAGTATGGATCACAACAGGTGAAGAATGTATTACCTAATAATGGAATACCTCATAGAGAAGACCAGAGCCCAGATTCTGACAGCACTTTAGAAGAACTTTCTGCTCACTCCTTGATGAG TCTCCCAGATAAGATAAGGTCCCCAAGGACTCCAAGCTCTCCTCATTCTCCAAGCCTACAGAAACCATTGGATCCTGCAGTAAATACGGCAGAAAAAATTAGACCCCTTTCAAACTCTCTGGGGACTATAACTTCTGGACCCAAGGCAAACCATGCCTTCTCTGATATGAACCTTGGAACCAACAGGACCGGGGCAGGTAACATGAATG GTACCATGCGCTTCTCACCTGCCGGTCTCCAACATCGTATGTCAGCAGAGCTTAATTATTTAAGTGCAATTGAGGAGTCTGTTCGCCAGATCTCTGATGTCGAACGAGTCCGAGGCATATCACTTGCCCAGCAGGAAAGTGTTTCACTAGCTCAGATTCTAAAG gcacagcagcagcaacacgaGCGCGACTTGGCTCTTCTGAAGCTCAAGGCAGAGCAAGAAGCTCTGGAAAGTCAGAGGCAACTGGATGAGGCAATGAAGAAAGCAGCTCAG ggCCATGCAGAATCTATCCAGCAGCTGGTACAGTCACAACAGGAGACAGTAGGTGCTTTACAGGAGACCACTTGCAAGATTGCAGCTCAGCAGATGGAGACTGCTCTGCTCACCACAGATGCTGCTCGCCAGATACGTGAG ATGACAGAGCTTGCAAGAGTCCAGATCTCTGGTGCCATTGGTGCTCCGGCAACCCCGATGACCACACTGATTGACCAAGAGCGGAAGCAGCATTCAGCATTCATAAAGAAGCTAAAATCTCATAATACAAGCAG GAAAGCAGAATCTATACCTTCACAAAGTAAAGAGGAGATAGATGACTCAAAACTCCTTTCTTCCTCATTTGATAGTTATACAGAATCGCCAAGATCAAAGGCACATGATCAGAG tagcagcagcagttgccAGGAAAGTCCATTTGTTTCATCTTCCAAGGGGACCAAGAAACTTTCCCGTCGTGAAAAGTCAGGCAGCTCCATTGAAGAGCAGGTTCCTATGGCTGTGAATGATTCTTTAATGAATGATACTATTCCATCCATTGCAGATGAGAGAG ACTCCGCCTCTGTGGCAACAGAATATTCTCTTAAATTTGATGAGTCCATGACGGAGGATGAGATTGAAGAAAAGTCGTTCCGGTCCTTGCTACCTTCTGAAAGTCACCGCCGGATCAATTTGAAGAAACGAGTTCACCAGGATTATTCTGATGAGGAGGCTTTCCCTGGAAGGTCTACCATGTCACCTGTTAAA GAGCTAAGCCTGCCATTCTCAAGAGGGCAGGATAGCTTTTCTAAATTTACCATGGAAATGGTGCGGCAGTACATGAAGGAGGAAGAAATGCGGTCAGCTCACCAGTCATCACTGCTTAGGCTGCGTGAGAAAGCACTGAAAGAGAAGGCAAGGGCTGAGCTAGCCTGGTTGGAACACCAGAAAAA GCGTTTACGAGACAAAGGAGAGGATGACAAAATGCCACCTATCCGAAAGAAACAGCGTGGTCTACTTCTGAAGTTGAAGCAGGAAAAg GCAGAAATCAAGCGTCTTAAGGAAGCCAATAAGGCAGCCAGAAAGGAGAGGCAACTAATCCTTAAGCAGCAGGAAGAGATAGAGCGAATACGGCAAACCACTATGAAACTGCAGGAAAAACTGAAGTCTGCAGGGGAAAATAAACTG GAGCCTTGCAGTGAGGATGATATAAAGCAAACACGTTCTTCAACCCCGCTGCCATCAGATGCAGAAACATGGAGCCTATCCTCTGTTTCCGGCTCTGAGACCAGTAGCATTATGCAGAAACTAAAGAAAATGCGCAGCCAAATGGATGAAAA ACACTGCTCTCCTGTTCACTACTTCTTCTCTGTCTTTACGTCTCACCACTGGGCTTCTCTCAGTGTCTGTTTTCCCAACCTCCATCCCAAATTCCAGCTGTATATCTACAACCAATTGGTCAG GTTCTTGACAAAGCGAGAACAAAAACTGATGAAGCGTCGCCAGCACGCTGAAGAACTGCTGCAATGGAAACGCCGCTTAGATGCAGAGGAAGAAGAGATATGTCAAATAGAGAAGCAAGCCCTGGCTGCCTGGGACATGGAACTGCTTAAAGCAAAAGTAAACAGAAAGGGGGCAGGAGACCAGAAATCTGATGCAAAAG AAATAGCCAGCGAGGATGACTTTTCAGTGCCACCATGTTCTCACCTGAATAATGAAAGTTCTGTCCCTGAAGAACTGGGCAGTGTCGCTGTTGAGAATTGCCCATCAAAGATCTCTGAGGACCAAGAGCAGTTGGAAAGCCTGGATCAGAAACTTACTGAAGAAATTGTTTATGAACAC TCTCCATCCAAAAGTAGCACATCCCTGTCAAAGCAAGAATCTGGCAAAGGAACCCACAGAATTGCGGAGCAGCAAAATTTATCTACAAAATCCCAAGATGTATCTTACAGTTGGTCCGATGAATCTTTTTCCATGACTCAGTCAG AAACTGCATCTGATCAAAGTGATATTGAAAGCCGGATTCAGGCTCTGCAGGATAAGTTACGGAAGAGAAAGTCTGTTGTTTACCAGCTGAAAAAGGAGCGGAAGAAGAGGTACAAGGAGAGActgaaagcccaagaggctagtTTGATCAAGCAGTTAGAG ACTTATGATGAATTCATCAAGAAGACTGAAGCAGAACTGAGTTGGGATCTGGAGGCAACGTCTACTGCTAAACCTCAAATTAAAACCCCGTCTTCAGCTACTGAGAAACCAAAGATCAAGTCATCTCCACTTAATAG GTCCGAATCAACAAAAAGTTGGAAATCAATAACTGACTCTGAACGTCCCAGAGTGTCCTTGGAGTCCATTGCAGAGCATGTTG atGCTGCTTCTCATGAGAAATCTGTGTCTGCGTACACCAAGAAATTCATTGAAGCAGAAATTCAGACCGAGGAACACTCCCGAACAATATCCTCATCTGTACACTCCACAAGAAAATCTAGAGCAGAACCTGGTGGTTCATTGGAGAGTTTGGCCTCATCATCTCTCTTCAAAGACTTAGGAGACTTAAACAAAGCATCCCATGTGTCACAGGACAGGTTTGAAGATGCAGAGAGTTATGATTCTACTGTTTCCACTAATAGATCTGTGATACAAGAGGAAATTGAATCTTTAAAATCAGAAGAATCGGAAGCAGAAGTTTCTCAGAAGGTTTCTGAAAGATGTGATGCTTATAAATTGGACAAAGAGCTGAAGAGTTCACCTCCAGCTTCCCTAAAGGCAGATGTATGTCCTGAGGCTGAGCTGTTGGGAAAGAATCAGATTGAGTTGGCTTTTGTTGAGAGAAAAACTGAGATGCGAAAGGAAACTAACAAGGGTGATAAAAGTGCCTTAACAATCGAATCCTCTCCAACGTTGAGCAAGGAACTGCTGAAAGGAGATGCCTTGGTTTCAGAAAAGATTTCCATTTGCAAAGAGCCAACATATTCAAATGATTTTGAAGTGTCTTCCTCAGGAACAGAGATGTCAAAAGATGAGACACCTCTTACTGAATATTATAAGGATGATTTTGACACATTTTCATTGTCCCTTGAAAAAGACTCTATGTCACAGGGGGAGAAATCTTGCTATACAAAAACGCCTAGGAGTAGTATTGGAAGTGATGATGAAGTAAGTGAATGCCTCAGTGATAAGTCTTCGTCTGTGGCTGGCAGTGTTCATTCAGAGAGATTATTAGAACTGAAGTCACCCACAGAATTTATGAAAAGTAGGGAACGCAGTGATGTGGAAGAGGAATCTGCTTATGTTGATTCATCACTTTGGGTTTCCATTTCCAaggcagaagaagaaaacattttgaaaGGTTTCAACATTGGTGACAGAGTTCTTGTGAGTAATGTCCAGCCAGGTACGCTGAGATTTAAGGGCCTGACAGAGTTTGCTAAAGGCTTTTGGGCTGGTGTAGAGTTGGACAAGCCTGAAGGAAACAATAATGGCACTTACAATGGCATTCACTATTTTAATTGTAAGGAAAAACATGGTATTTTTGCTCCTCCACAAAAAATTTCTCGTATTTTGGAAAGTTCCAATAGTTTCATGGACACAGCTGAAAACTCTTTCTGCAAGCAAGAGCTAAATCACCACAAAGTGGATCAAAATGAAAAAGAGAATCTTGAAGAGGAGAGCGAAGGAAGAAACATAAGTAAGGAATGTCCCCAGAATAGTTCTCCAAGAGATGCATCTGCCGTAGAGGACTCACCTGCAGCTGAAGATTGTATAACATTTGCCTCTCCGCTCTTGGACTTGCTGACAAAAGAAAGAAGCCAATTAGAAGCACAACTTAGAGTCCCATCCCAAGAGGAGGAAGAACTGATCGAGCAAAAGGAAAAAGTTGGCTTGCTGGCCGATAGCCTCCTGCAGGCTTTTGTGAAGGACACAGTTGATGAACTGCAGCAAATCGGGAAGGTCAAGAATGAGAAAATCCAGTGTAGCAATCAAGACCTCTGTTCTGTCCAAGAGAAAAGATTGCAGAGCATTTTAATTTCTGAACTGGATGATGGCGAAGAAGTTTATTCTCCAGATATGTATCCCAGGCCT GAAAGCCCTGTGTGTTGTGCCAGTGGTCAGGAAGAGCTTGCCAAGAGGCTGGCAGAACTGGAGCTTAGCCGGGAGTTCCTGGATTTATCGGAAGATGAGCAAGATTGGTTTGAAGAAGACTTTGGCTTGAGTTCTCACAAACTCATTCAGAAGGAAGCAGGGGACGTGGCTGAAACAGAGCCCCCCAAAGTGCCTTCCAAGCCATGTGAAGAGCTATTGGCTGTCCCACACACTGCAGAAGAGGTGGAGGAATTGGTGCATGCCGCAGCTGAGGAATTATGGAAGTGCAAAAAGCTGGGGCATGAGATCCAGGCTTTCAGGCTCCCCAGAGACATAACTGATTCCTCCAGAGATGATGACGTTGAAGCTGTTAGTGAACAGATCTATAAACAG GCTGTGTTTGACTTAACAAGAGAGATTTTTGAAGAGATCTTTGCAGAAGATCCAAATTTGAACCAACCCATGTGGATGAAATCCTGCAGAATTATTACTGGTTATTACCATCGAGTAAAAGATCCAAATGATCTAGAGGAGATCAAG TGTTTCATAGCAACGGAGGTGCTAAGACTCTTAAATTTAAAGAAGGAGCCAAACCACAAAATGGAGTGGCAGAAAACGATGAAATTTGGACGCAAGAAACGTGACAGAGTGGATCATATACTG ACGCAGGAGTTGCATGAGGAAGAAGCTCAATGGGTGAACTATGACGAAGATGAGCTGCAGGTGAAGATGCAACTGGCAGATGGAATTTTTGATGCCTTAATTAAAGACACCGTTGATGTCCTTCACCAGATTAATGAAAAACACGAGAAGCTGCTGCCTGTCTGA